CAGATGGAAActtaaatcaaaaccctaaactcGATGAACAGACGATTGAAGATCAATTCTTCAAACATCAGATGATTAATCTGCAGTTGAGAGGGAAGAAAATGGAGGCGCGGTAGGAGAAAAGAAAtgaaagtgaaaatgaaaattcGAGAGAAGAGAAAAGATTATCTAGGTTAGGGGAGGGGATGAAATATCCTGTAGTTCAACGATTCTTGGGTTGAAAAAGAATAGCAAGCATGTGAATGGCACACACACAAACTGCTAGTGTTACGACccaagtgtgaccaagcgtgtgattGGCACCCATATAAAACACTTCGTAACGGCTTGGCCCTGTTACGATTATTTTTTAACGGCCATTTGTAACGGGAAATTTTTGTAACGGCTCCAAAGTCGTTACGAATTCCTGTTACTAATctgggaatttggtgtagtggacGTTGACTTGTGATCgatcattgttaacagactctgttcggtgtgtgatcgatcataagttggaatcaagtttgttattttGCATGTACatgagaatattgaagaattgaagacaagaagatttttcttattggtttcgtatctttgtgatttgcttcatgcaaaaacttgatcggcttggatccgaCTAAATCTAGTTTattttttgatagactttttataACTAGTCGTATTATatcgacaagctatcatttggtggtactatTCAGTATCCAAATCTGGTAGTTCTGTTTGACTTGATCTGGTTAGCTTGTTAATCTAGATTTTGgaagatctaaacccgacaaaggagtttattgatttGAACAAAAAAGCCTTTGTCACGCTCAACAATATATCTCTGATTAATTTCCTAAGATATGAGAGTGGTTAACGAACAGATTGGTCTTTTACCGTTTGGAAGATAATCGAAAGGattgagtgcttaaagtcttcagagaggctgaagcaacttaagatagtggactctatcttagaatTCACGTGTGTTTGCCAAATTGGTTGTAGGTGAAGGAATACTAAGGAAACTAGGTAAGTACGGATAGTtcacttggtatcaactatacgaagttggtagtggtaTTTGTATAGgggtttaattctgagagtattcaaaactggactaggtcccgggatttttctgtattttcggtttcctcgttaacttgttgtgtatttacttttactttcactttccgcaattataattattattttagttataattaaaagtaaatacattgtGCGTTAATCCTAAAAACTTGGGTTGATACCTATAGTTAGGTTCGGTTTCGAAATAGTAACTATGCCAAGTGTATACTTTGTGGTTGTTATCTTTTTAAAGGTCTCTGTCTATATTAGGTCACGCAAGATATCGGACTTCAGGCAAGATGGATAGAAATCacgaagttctcttcgtctcagactttgtgattccttaagataaatatatgaaaacttatcttaattgatctttggaagattgttcttgagaggtggttaagaatataggctgctcttcgggattcgtaagttccggatttgtgaagtttactagctttgtctattgcaaacagattcctTCACCTTGAGCTTTGATCTAAACAGAAAACACAGACGTGGAGCGACAAATGAGTCATATCTGTCTTAATAATTAGGTATTTTCAAATACATGATTAAATCGTCTCACAGAATTTTTCATAGTTGTTAATGGGTACCAACTTACCGAAAAAATACTGAAATTCATATAAGACAAACTAAAAAATCCAATCCAAAAAATTCTGATACCCTTCCAAATAATCGGACACCCCATTACTAATATTGGGATTTTTATCGAGTTTTCTTCTCACAATTACCTTATATGATTCTATTTTATAGCCAATAAGATTCTTACTTGTGAGTCTGTGTGACTCATGGTGCAAACGATGCTtctcaagaattctcaatcaccaAATtggcttccaaaataaaattaataattatGTATATATAAATCAAAAAATACAATAATAAAAAAGTTGAATTGTATCTAAATACAAAAAAATACTGCTATTAGAGAAATTGAAAATATGGGATTAAATCTGTGTCCTCTTAAACCGAAGGATTTATTAGGAGAAGTTTCAGACTGTAGGAAAAaagttaaactaaaatttggattGGAACCATAAAGGACTTGAACCCCATTAACGTCGTCCAATCTCAAGTCCACTTTTTTACTTCTAGGGTTTAAACTAGGGTACATGACAGCCTCTTTAACAGATGAATGGCCCAACCCTAAGACATGTCCAATTTCATGTGTCGCAACGGATTCcaaatcaatggccactcttgaTTTTTCTGACTCAAAATCAACAGACCAAGTTTCTGCCGCATCAAGATGGAAACGGCCGCTTTTTGGTGAAAATGCATGCGCTAGCACTCCAAGTACCCCGTCAAATGGTTCCCCGTCTCCATGGTCCTTACTATAAAAACCTATTTTGATATCAGCATGCTTATAGTCTTGAGTCTCTGTAAAATTAACTGGAATAACTGAAGCCCATCTCGTAAAAGCTCGGTTAAAAACAGCTCGAATATCTGAAATTTCTATGTAGTCGATAAAATCACTGGAGGAAAAAGCATAAGTTAACATCAACGGTGTAGTTCTTCCCCAACTAGGTCTACCCGGAAAATATGTGTAGTGTTTTGTTATATGTAACTTATGATCATCGTTGTCCCCTACACCACATCTAGGTGACATAATTTCAGATAGTGTAGCAGAATCCAGTTTACCGGTAACAGGCAAACCGAGTTTCGATTGATACTGAGTAACAGCTGATTCCAatccatcatcaaaaatatcGGTGAAGTTCGTATCACTTTTTGGTAGATATCCGAAACGGTGGAAGTATTTCTTTAGCTCAGACATGCCAATGATTTCACTGCCTCGACGGATATCTAAGAACTTATGAAACGTGCTCCACGTGTAATTCATATCAGGATTGACAGGTAAAACGGTTATGAAATCAGGCATGTTTCTGGCGGGAAATGAAGGAAGGATGGTAAtgaagaggaacaagaagaacGAGACGTGCTGAAacattttgtgtttgtttttctttgggattaGAATTTGAAtatgaagaagagaagagaatgaaGGTTTTAGTTTGTTGTACAAGGGATAAACTTAAAAGGAATTAGAGATGGAAGACTCAATGAACACGAAATGATGTTTAAGTTATGAAGATTCTTTCTTGTGTTTGTGTTCTTATTAAAAGATTCCGACTTTCATATGGTTACGGTGGGTCAGCTACTAGCAGTATTGCTTCTTGCTAGTATAATTTTCTGTATTTTCGTTGGAGTTTTTGATTTTAACTTCTCTTATTTACACCCACACATGTGTTGTTCGATTGCAACATCTGGTTTACGCTGGTTCATGGGGATCACCTTACAGATGATTGTGGACGATCTCCAAGCCTTCTGGGCGcatgcatcatctaaaatttatGATTAGAATTTAGATTTGGGTTTAATCTTATTGAGTGGACCACCACAATATTTGATGTTGAAACCGTTCCAAGGTTACAAAAAACATGTACCAAATGACTTTTCCATCCAATAGCTGATGATCCGATGTAAGAATCTATTTTTTCACCGTGAAAATTAACGTGGGACTAAAAGTCTATAAGCTCCTGTAAAGTGTACATGCTAAACACTACTACAAATGAGAAAATGGGGTGCAGGTAGAGTGTCCGATATACAGTTCAAAATGGAGTATAATTTCTAAGCATACTTTTGTTTAACTAATAAAACCTACTACTACTTTTATtagttaaaaaccttaaatttttgCAACTGTTTCGTTCAACTAAATCCGAACAAGAAACCAAATCTAGTTGGGATTCCCAACTAAAGAGATGATGAGTTTATTGAAGTTCTTTAATATTTTGTAGTATCATTTTTCACACTTGACTACAGGTTCACAAATTACGTCCATCTTGAGAGAagttattattttcattttcgTTTAAATTTTTGTTCGTTTAATTAAAATTTTAGTTACAACTAAGATGTAATCTGTGCTACACACCGGATATGATGGGAATTGGCTCTCATTTGGAGAGGCGGGGCTTCGCTNNNNNNNNNNCGCGCCCGACCCAAAAGGAGTCCAATAAACATCTGCAATGCATAATGAAGATATCAATTATCATTTAGTAGATTAATAACCATAACCAAATTCACCAACTACATATTGTTTAAAATTTTGGGATTAAGAAATCctattaatgaaaataaatttgaaaAATGATACTAGCCTTTGAAATCAGCCAGTATTTCATTACATTGCCAACAACAGTTCTATTGATaattaaatgaaaaatcaaactCGTTATATAGTTGTATCAATATCTAAAATTAGAGACATTAGAAAAGATGATATTAATATTAAATTCAAAGTGCTTCCGTAGAAGTGATGTGATCAAGGAAATGCACCTATATAtctttcttcagaaatcatatacttgTGTTAAGGAGCAAGTGTCCGTCTCAAAACTACCCTTCCAAGCTCACACTACTTGTAGCTAAATGAAAAATCAAACTCATTATATAGGTATAGATATCTCatattagagacactaaaaaaacAAGATATTAATATAACATAGATTGTCAATTCTAGATAGTGGAAAACATATGGAGTGTTTCCCATCAAAGAACATGTAATCAAGAAAATGCACTGATATtctttcttcagaaatcataCACTTGCGTTAAAAATCAAGCAGCCAACTCAATTGCTCTTTCAGACTCNNNNNNNNNNNNNNNNNNNNNNNNNNNNNNNNNNNNNNNNNNNNNNNNNNNNNNNNNNNNNNNNNNNNNNNNNNNNNNNNNNNNNNNNNGATTCCTTGTtgttaaatgaaaaatcatactCACTATAAATAGTTGTACCAATATCTGACATTAGAGatacctaaaaaaataaacaGGATATTAACATAAAATAGATTACCAACTCTAAATAgtgcaaagcatatgaagtgcttcccgtcaaagaagaTGTAATCAATGAAAAACACTAATAtctttcttcagaaatcatatactCGTGTTAGAAATCAAGTTGCAACTCAACTGCTCTTTCGGGCCTAATTTCTtatgaacgcgcaattgggggatatagaaAAAGGACAAAAACgagatttaaatagtaaatcaatGTCACCCCTATCCGGGTAATTtatataattcctaatctacTCCTCATTAATCATATTTAgtggttaattataattagttaagttaatagattagtcTGATAATGATTAGAATAAATCATTAtgattgaatttgttgatgcaacaacattaaatcaagatGTTTATGATCACGGAAGTTTATGTGAAGAATCAACCCAGGAAAATAAACAAGATGAACATACAAGTGCTCCAATTACTCATGTATAGGTATTAACgcattgaaatttgattttttttcttcatggaaTTCGCAATTGTTacgcctgaaaaactcagtgtcgtcatggtaaaagtatgaataccatgccggcagggcccaaatcggcatggtattcatactttcaccatgccAATACATATTAtcccccaattttgaaattgtaaGTACACTGCCGGCACAGAAAGTTCATTACCGGGCATGCCGATAGTAGTGCCGGCATGGTACATTGCTTAGCTTGTTATGCCGGTAATTGATAGATATGTATTGAGCATGCCAACAATTAATAATTTCAGCATGGTGTTCATATTAAAAACAATGCCAGCATAGTAAAACGGCATAGTGTTCATACTAAAACTATACCGGTACACaaaaccggcattgtattcatcatGAATACAATGAAGGTATTAACTGAAACTAAAAATTTTCAGTTACAATTTTggattctaacctaaacgaattCTTTTAAAACAATCGGTGTTTATGTTTCTTTCAAGGAGGCATATTTATATAATAGATTAATcgtcgttttttttttgaaacaacgaTGAGACCGTGTTGAAATTGATGATggagaaaataaaaatcaaagagaGGAGCACGCAGAAaatgagaagagaagaagaagagaagttaaAATactaagggtattttagtatttccataaccaaaaatcaccccttaacagAAACTATTGGATGGGGATATTAATTCATATCCCACAATTACATTTTATGTCCCCCAATTGTGCGTTCTTTCTTATAGTTAATGAAAATCACACTCACTATATAGTTGTAACGATATCTGACATcagaaacacaaaaaagaaaaacacacatACACACaggatattaatataaaatagattacTAACTCTAAATAGTACAacgcatatgaagtgcttcccgtcaaagaagaTGTAATCAAGAAAATGCACTGATATTCTTTCTTTAGAATTCAAACATGTTTTCAAACTCTCGGTGTGAGGCTTTTCTTGAGTTCCTCGCTGAAAGAGACGCCCTACACTTAATGTGAGTAATATAGTGCAtaaacaaaaagcaaaaaaaaaaaaacacaaagtacGAAATGATCTTGTACATGCATTATTAAAATAATTGTGCAATCTTTTTTATATGTaactcttgaaaaagcgggggtctaaaaaccacacccaatatttcgtttcggcaatctctatggacaaactccaatataattccaagagaatcaactagacaatcagactcaataaataaaaatatatccaagagttgtatctcaatttctcaatataatcagcaaatcaaacagatagaatccgcgagcctgattattatgcgaaacaacttgaacggtaccaaagaccaatgttcaagtatcaatcaatttatatcaaccaccaaaggttggattatctcattgattgaactacgcacaacctgtggtatttcaattatataaaaaatataatgcggaaaagaaataacacagacaccagaaattttgttaacgagtaaaccgcaaatgcaaaaaacttcgggacctagtccatatttgaacaccacactgtattaagccattacagactctagcctactacaagttaacttcggactggaatgtagttgatccctaaccaatctcacactgattaaggtacattcgcgttacttacgtctttgaatcccagcaggacactagcacttgattcccttagctgatctcacccacaactaagagttgttacgaatcaaagacgaagacttgataaacaaatttgtctcacacagaaaagtctattcaatagataaatttgtctcccacagaaataactacgagtttttgttccgcactttgataaatcaaggtgaacatgaaccaattgatacaccggacttatattccgaagaacagcctagtaatatcaatcacctcacaataacttaaccgtatggtagcggaacaagatattatgggatcacaaagaatgagacgaagagctttgtgattactttttatatcttacctatcggagattaaatcttgagcaaatcttagagaagatagtactcaatacgatagaacaaagtaagatcagaacccataactacagagaaaatagttgagtctgtcttcagaatcccaatgaagtctttaagtcgttaacttataatggttttaggaaaaatctaagttaaaggagaatcaactctagttgcaactagtatcatacatgaggtgtggggattaggtttcactgttgctagagttctcccttatatagtcttcaaatcaggatttgcaatcaatgttacatttgtaataaagcattcattattcaccgttataagaaaacctgattagattcaagctaatatatttcaaccgttagattgtcttagattgttacacacaaacaaaatgtatcttcatttagatataggcaatcgtacctaaacgcgtacacttagttggctcaacaatagtttaccgaagttagccatatgaacactttcatatcaacctagttcatcttaatcacaactagttcaaatgactcaaatgaaactagttatagagtttttcaattgtttatattctcatagaagtatacaagacacaattgaagcaaaatcggttttgattcactcgaatcaattcgtgaaaattatagccacagtttgcaaagactgcattccttattatataaatgtatttgttcatgagtatgtaaaaatacataacctattttagaacttaacccactcaagtatgcaaacgggtacgcatacctaagttcccggacttggtcttgttcgccagtgtGCAAACGGGTgagcatactgtcgttcatgaccgaactcagttgaaatcagtacgcggaatacacttgcaacagttagcatacaagtacacatactgtgcaaTATCCAATCAAtgattaatttttctaaactccaattttaatcattgaaacattcttagaagacgagaatagctgtctcacacaaaatattagcttcaaagcaatgttcaagtgatcaaatgatcaatacgaagcattcctagtctacatcaaatgactgtctcacacaaatcatataagatgttaccgcgcgattttcaaatgatcatcttttgactttcgtcaaggatacaaaatgaacttggttaaagcgaaagctttccaacacatatttcgagaaatatgtaagcaagttaaactcagctctaaatatcaagtgtgtataatgtgaagtctatatagctatacgacttttgtctcaataggagatagagtagaaatagacttctgagtgatagatgagttcaagtctccacataccttttgttgacgaagttccacaagctccccttagtagttcttcgtcttcaattgatgaacgccatgaagtctaaagctcaactatacattctatcctaatctgagacatagctataagtagactaaaaatgaagacttatagttttgacaattaaacttgacaaacaatcttgagatagcaacgcttgcgagttcgaccgaacagtgctctaacaatctcctcctttgtcaattttagttaaaaaattatcaatacatatggattataataaactttgtagcttttcatccaaatgcttgatttccctggttcttcaacattactcgaaatcttcgtcacttccaagtactccagtgattctgaacgtgttcaactcagagtcatcgttgttgaagatccatagccataacaataggaaaacaattgttcttaattattgttatacagtgtcatagtattattacacagcatcaaagttcaattatatcacaactttgacaataatattacggtgatatgtatcactccccctgagtcaatacttcatctcacaatgaaaaccattcccccttacataatgatctgaaaccatatgtatttgtagtgtgaactgcacaataattctccccatttttgtcaatataaattggcaaaggtacaaaaactagtgggatcataaagaattctcatagagatacttcatgactaaaagagaacatatcaactttgtttcaataatttcacatagtcgaaacttagtgtattcatcaaggagtttataaagatacaagataactcctacaatattccacagccgcactccccacaagaatttaacaattaagcacaagttcaattaagaactctcccccatataatgtcattccccaaagaacaacaaaagcgaccttacttttacaagaaaagaaggatttctgtgGACATTAACAAACTACATGAAACATGactttgtatccagaaaactcaattaaattaaccacaaaggaacctcaatgattaatttaattggaaatgctccacataagaaaacttatggagtcgtacagtactttcacataaaagtggatcatggaaagatcaatactgaagaatattcaaagattcattctatttttcataaatatttgcataatgatatcatagacttaaacTTTGACATATAATTTAAAAGTTcatttctattttccatcaatatttgcataatgacacaatagacttaacttttgatataAATGTAGCTAAACTTCTTATGAATTTAACACATTTAGCAGTTTAATTGAAGGATAAAATCTTTCAAGGCTAAAATACCATTAAAGTTATTACAACCATTAAAAGTAACAATTTAATAAGTTCAACAAGAAGTTCAATAGAATATATCATAAGAAAAATCTGAAAATGACATAATCAACATGAAGAAAACAACACTAATCCAGATTGCGATAGTAATCCTCAACAATCTTGGATATTGGTTCAGCTAGATCTGGATGAACCGTCACGGCATAAGTCAATTGTCTCTCCAAGCACTCATTTCTTTGTATAAGAAGAGCAACTTTAGAATTGGAAGGTTTCTTCATCTTATTAATGTCAGTCTGGCTCAATGGATATGGAGTACCAATACATGTTCCAAGCTGagaaatattaaatttactacaGATACGGCTGATGAGGCAAGGAAAACCAGGTGTTTTTTTTGTGAAACCATGTGTATCATTTGACGAACAATCAATCCACATAAATCAACCTCTTCACCAGAGATAAGATGGTAAACCAGCTCAGCTAGAGTTCTGCTCCAGAGATTTTTTTCGAGCGTACTGGGGATTTAGTTAGCCACATCCAGCTTACCAAAAATCTTCAAATGAAATCTTATATTGTCCACGGGAAGTTTGCTTTCTTTCCATGACACATTCTTTCCTAAGAGTAGTTCTGGAAACTGATTCTTATTTGGTTTTTGACTTTCTGGTTGAGTAATAACAAATGAATGATGGAGAGGCAAGTTTAATAACTCATCTATAATGCTACGATTAACCTCAAACATTGTTTCTTTGACCATTGTCTTAAAACATCAGTTGTTCGTGTTGGGTGCATGTAAGTTTGCATAAAATTCACAAGTCATTTCAGGATATGATTCCCCCAAACCCTTATGAATATCACCCCACTCAAACTGGTTCATGAACATGTGAAAGTCTGGTTCCTGAACTGATCGATCATATGCCATTTCTAAGACAAAATGACGACTATAGAGTTTATTATATCTATCCATGGCAGAAATGTTTATAAAGCTAATTCGATGGCTAACATCAAAATACAGTTGGCGAACATCTACACTGATATCATCATCATGgtattcatcatcactatcaacaATTATTCTACTTGAACTTGCACCATTGTTATGCTTCCTTCTAGACATGCTAATAAACAAAACTGTTTGAGAACTTACTTGGGTAACTGAACTGTTGTCAATGGTGAAGTTTTGAAATGGTGACCAACCCAAAATCCGTTCTTAAGCCGTAGCATAAAAGCTTATCCTGATTTTAATGGACCAAACTAAACACAAAATGCTTAAGAAACGAGAGAAAGGTAGATGATGGAATGCAGACCTTG
The nucleotide sequence above comes from Papaver somniferum cultivar HN1 chromosome 8, ASM357369v1, whole genome shotgun sequence. Encoded proteins:
- the LOC113301356 gene encoding metalloendoproteinase 4-MMP-like: MFQHVSFFLFLFITILPSFPARNMPDFITVLPVNPDMNYTWSTFHKFLDIRRGSEIIGMSELKKYFHRFGYLPKSDTNFTDIFDDGLESAVTQYQSKLGLPVTGKLDSATLSEIMSPRCGVGDNDDHKLHITKHYTYFPGRPSWGRTTPLMLTYAFSSSDFIDYIEISDIRAVFNRAFTRWASVIPVNFTETQDYKHADIKIGFYSKDHGDGEPFDGVLGVLAHAFSPKSGRFHLDAAETWSVDFESEKSRVAIDLESVATHEIGHVLGLGHSSVKEAVMYPSLNPRSKKVDLRLDDVNGVQVLYGSNPNFSLTFFLQSETSPNKSFGLRGHRFNPIFSISLIAVFFCI